TGGGGGGAAAGGAATCTCTGAAGAAAAAACAGTGTGTCGTCTATGGTGGGGGTTGTCAATCACTGGTCCGCGATGGCCTCGGTAGTGGGCCAGTGgcggatgcaaacgtgcatgcgtggcagctctgcgcatgtatGTTTGCATGGAACTGCTATGCGTGTGCATTTGTGCCCGTCAgcggggtgcaaatgcgcatgcatgacAGCTCTACACACGCATATTTGCGTGGCAAAGCCACGCAATGTGTGGTTGCATCCTGCCAGtaggcgcaaatgcacatgtgcggcaactctgcATATGTGTGTTTGCTCAGCACTGTGCCGCCcaggccaccggctctcccccacccctggaagcagtcctcaaccaggaaaaggctggggaccactggtctatagtaTTAGGGTCATGTAAAAGAACTAGAGATATATAACCAAATGGGGGACGGGCACCTGTGCTCCcttcacagcttggtgtagtggttaggggtgtggactgtaatctggacagccaggtttggttccatgctcccccacacgcaactaGCTGCgttaccttgggctcactatggcactgagaaagctgttcttactgagcagtaatatcagggctctctcagcctcccctccctcacagggtgtctgttgcgtggagaggaaagggaaggcgactgtaagccgctttgagactccttcaggtagagaaaagtggcatataagaaccaactcctcttcttcatctgaatGGACCAGCagtcaagctcccccccccccacactccttctcccccacactgttgTGTGCCAGGCAttaacctcagtgttttctccgtTTTCCCTAGGAGAAAAGACCTCAATTTCAAGTGACATTTTTGAGGAAAAAATTGCTGATTTATTCTTTTACTCAgtcatcttttgtcatttctatcCTTCAACTTTTATGGGTTGgcagagataccccccccccatcccctttgcccttccctactatttcctttttcttgttcctgaactgcccctgtttgatttttctatttctttaacgcatttgtaagccacctttttgcctcgtggaactcaagacagcgtattatattttatgtacatGTGCATAAGCTATATACTTATTTCTTGTTCACCAGCCAACTTACCTTTAGGGGTTCCCcagtctttagctttcccccctccttttctatcCCTCATGGTCTCCCCAGAAAAAGGCTGACTCAGTTGCATTGTGGccaccagctcagggcaggtctCTGTCATGTGGCGCTGGCTGTCTCTATTGGCTTAGGCTTGAGCCACCACCGCAAAGTCAAATTTGGTCATCTCGATGGTGAGCCCCCAGAagttgctcctgggcctttcACTGGTGAGGCCTCCAGCATCAGGGGATCAATGATCTGGGACTGTTTCAGccccccagtctagtcctgcctcaaTCAAGGCTTAGAATGTTTGGCAgttctgctgtggttgccaagtgaccctcaaccgccacggaattcactgggtgtagtggttaggagcacggaaggattgcaggagtgttgcagattgtgtacgacatcgtgcataatgttaaaaaaaggcATTACACAACAGTTCAGCTTCAGCTACAGTAgcactgtgcagaatggacctaatgatttcagggtctcctccatggtcaaaaagctgggaaaggctcctctATACtgtacctttctccccagtgggactcCGAGCACCtggcattctcctctcttccattttaccttcacaacaaccctgtgaggtaagtgaagctgagaaCTTGTGATGgggccaaggtcagccagtgatgACCTATGGCTTGAGTGGAGATTCAAATCTGGATTTCCCAGGTTCTAGTCTGACACTAAACAGTACACCATCCTACAGAGTATGCAGCAGGATTCTCGTGTGGTGTGTCAGATAGGTAACAGGAAGGATTTCCAGCTCCGGTctgagaaataccaggagattctGGAGGTgcaacctgaggagggcagggaactcatagagtccaccttccaaagtagcccctttctccagaggaCCAGATTCCTGTTGTCTGAAAATCAGCTGTATttgtgggagatttccaggttccaAATGTTTGTTAATCATTCCATGCTTGCTAATTATTGGGGATCAATTTAGATCCTTTCAATGTAAACCGAACTCACCTGCGGTTTGCCATAAAGGACTGTTTAGCATTGTTCCCCTTAATATTGGAAGCTCCAGTGAGGAAATATTCTCTACGGACATGGTGAGGCGGGCAAAAAAGTTTCTCTGCTGTGTATGTCATGTGATATAAGGAATAAAGTTTATGCTCAAatgtttatttataaatttactttttatttttgttatagaAGAAATCAACTTTTCCTGGTTTTGTTTCGTTTAAAATTGCTAACTAAAACTGACAACTTAGGAAAAAATATTCTATTTTGGAAGGAAAAACATTCCTTTTTGAAGGACTCATTTGAAGGACTCATTAAAAAGACCTTCAAGCATGTTTTTGGTTTATTTTTGCCTCAAACATTAGTCACACCTGGAGGTTaaggaaaaatacaaaaataaaggggggggaatACAAATCGTCAGGAACTGAGGTGGGAGCAAGTCCCAGTGAACTGAAAACTTATGTATAgaatgagggccattccgcatgactttaatgtagcagaaggcttgcaaattgtaaacgctactaatttgcagttccgcaaacctcacacacaatctgccacactcctgaaacagtcccacaaaaagcgattcattgtagcgcttaaagggaaattgggaaaagtggattcaccctccgaaaagcgctacactcttgcaaacaatctgcaacactagtgaaaaagacctgtgcgctgccattgttgcggttccaacaaagtccctccccttggctctctcctccgaacctcccgatcgccttttttttttctcggagcgagcagaaagcaactaacaggtgagccttcattcacccagcgaggcttctccggctccagtccctccacagaagtgctttaaagctcccctaagtccccaagcacaacacagccccgtttgcaagttccctttattttcggccgaaaatcgtgcccgttgggggggggatttttttttccactcaggggagcatggtaacgatgccagctcacatgccagctagatgggtctctccgttaggaGGAATctaggcatattcgttgcaacgtgtgtttttcttttttaaaaaaacctgttcttaaagggaaaggggcttttcgggagcatgataacaaccacccattggtagttcgtttgattgacggccaggggcgggacaaagccgCCGggcgtttggttggggccaataaatGTGCTGAACATCACCAATAAGGGCCCTCTTCAGCACTGCTCTCCCATCCTGGACAGACTGATGAGCACAGAGACAGACTATTACACTTGGCAGCTACAGTGAGTGGATTCATGTGTTAAGGATTCAAACTTTTAAACATATCCATTGTTTTTGATGTAGGAACATCTACTGCCACGCCCCCCTGAATAAACATGATAACAGACTTGACGTCTGTTAGTCCCACCCTAGGGAGTGTGCCAGTAGACGGAGGAGCGGGCAGCTGAGGCAGTGATGGAGGACCACAGAAGGCGGGCATTGGCACCTGTTGAGGCCTGGCCCTGAGTCCCGCTTGCTCTGCCTCTGCCAGGACAAAGGAGCCGAGGCCAGGAACAGGCCTGGGGCGAGCGGCTGAAGTGCTGAGCCCTGTTGCACCACTACCCCCGCTCACCTTCCACATCCAGTGGAGGCCTGAAGAAAGCAGCTGTGGGGCGGGTGGCTGAGGCAGCGAGGTCTGTGTGTGCCTGCATGTGAGCATATCTGTGCATCTGCAAGAGAGACAgtgcggggtgggggagaggaggaggttagggaagcaagaggaagggagagagaaggggggaggaaggaatcttgtgtgcatgcatgtctgtgtgtttgagagagagagagacagcaggtgggggagcagggaggagATGAGGGAAGCCTTCATGTcgggatgaaggggtggaggcaAGAAGCAGGAGCCCCAGAGCAAGTAGATGTTCCCACATAACCCGTGAGAATCTGATggtcactgattttttttttactgttttatcaaactgttgtaaaccgccccagGACAGCTATGCCGAGGGGGGCAGTTATAGAAATagaattatgaatgaatgaatgaatgaatgaatgaatgaatgaatgaatgaatgggcaaCTGATCACAATCTTGGTTCTGACTAGAATGTCTTTATCCCACCTGTTCTTTGTTCTGTCTAGAACACTGTTATCAAGACTCTCAGGGCGTTGCACTCAATTCTGCCTCTATTTTGATGTCACACGAACCCTGTGTGGTTGGTTATCACGAGAGAACAACTGGATGAAGGCCCTTCCTGAGGATTTGACCCTAGGTTTGACCCTAGTtttcatggcacagtggggattcaCACCTGGGTTCTAGCACTGCACTTCTTTTAAAAGGGGAACGTTCCATCACATGGCACACAATTCACCTGTCGAACCTAATCAAGATCCAACATGGTATAgcgcaagggtagtcaaactgcggccctccagatgtccgtggactacaattcccaggagcccctgccagcaaatgctgggaatcgtagtccatggacatctggagggccacagtttgcccacccctgctctagtttctCAGCCTCTCTTTGTTGGTTTTCATCAATGGTACTGTCAAAcgtaagagaactcacaactagcttcttaattaaagaaagctttattgagaagtactacacgcatcaagactggagaagtcaaatctgacctgaatacagatttgcttcttcttatcaatacaattctcccgcccaaaacttgaaagttcccaagggaggggggaaggagagaagaggcacatgcaattaaaacagtgatacattcacatggccttgactgggtgatagcgaaaccagacccagccgagaggcctcaacaagtgataagagttacaacaacatatttcacttataattgttagcaggaatataggacctgtggcaaccaggcaccaagcaatataactgtcatggaagaactcaggctaatttatgacagagattctacaatcctgacaggtaCCTTTGGAATATTTTCCCACTCTTGGAGTCTCTTCTGAATATTCATTTTGCCCGATGAATATTCAGATAACAAAATTGCCAGTGCAATGGGGAATTCATTAGACAGATTCAGTgccaagcgaatgctggcaggggctcctgggaattgtagtccacggacatctggagggccgcagtttgactacccctcgtatagtggttaagaatggaggactctaatctggagaaccgaatCCGATTCCCCGTTTCTCCACCACATACAgacagccgggtgaccttgggccagttacagttctctcaggggctctcagccccacctacctcacagagtgtctgttgtgggacgaggaagggtaggcgattgtaagctcccTTGAGACTCAtttaggcagtaaaaagcaggctacaaaaaacagctcttcttcttcttagaatcatagagtaggaagggatctccagggtcatctagtccaagcccttgcacaatgcaggatactcacagctacctgcctacccacagtgaccccaatttcatgccccagtgatcccctcACAAAAAGTATTGagaatccaggctggcctggagaaaattcacctaccatcctacagtggcgatcagcattcccttgggtatgcaaggaagggccacaagagacaaacactggcacatcccttcctgcccacccactcacaatccgcctaagttcacagaatcagcaattctgtcagatgaccatctaaaggtaaaggtaaaggtatcccctgtgcaagcaccgggttatgtctgacccttggggtgatgccctctagcgtttccttggcagactcaatacggggtggtttgccagtgccttccccagtcattactgtttaccccccagcagcaagctgggtactcattttaccgacctcggaaggatggaagggtgaatcaaccttgagccggctgctgggattgaattcccagcctcatggcagagtttcagactgcatgtctgctgccttaccactctgcaccacaagaggctcttagatgaccctctagcctctgcttaaaaacgtccaaagagggagaaccaaccacctcccaaggaagcttgctacactgaggaacagctctaactgtcagaaactttccccagatgtttagccaaaaggtcttttgaattaatttcaacccattggttctggtctgaccctctggggcaacagaaaacaactctgctccatcttctatatgacagcccctcaagtatttgaagatggttctcatatcacctctcagtcgtctcctctccaggctaaacagaccaagctccctcagcctttcctcatacgacttggtctccaaacccctcaccatcttcatagccctcctctggacacgctccagtttccagtttctttttcttctgcctcaGGACATTGGGTGGACCACTCACTCAGAGGGCTTTCAAAGGCAGAATAGACCTATAGAGGGCAGGGACATATATTGATGGCCGTAAttactaaatggaacctccaaggCCAGAAGCAATATATCTGAACACCAGTTGTTGTGCCCTTGTAATTTTTCTGGTGGCATCGGGTTGGCCATCCCTGGGCCACTGAGGCTCTTCTTGTGTTGTGCTGCTCATCCTTTTTGATCCAGAGGAGAAGTGGTTGTGTGTTGGCAGGAGTGTGGGTGGGGACATAGAGGAGACGCATCCCTGCCCATAGGGAGGTGGGGAATTTGAAAGAGAGGCAGATCAGCTTGTTCCACTAAAGAAACTGATGTGAGCAGAAGGGGACCATCCCAGACCCTCAAGGGGGAGGGACCACCAAGGCAGAGACCACTTTCTACAAATCCCCGATTAAGGCCCCATCAGAGGTGACGACTCTGCCATGTGGCAGGCTAAATGTTTCAGTGGGGCTGCTATCACTCTATGGtagttaaatttttatttatttactgcaggtatatccttcctttctccctaatggagaTCCAAAGGGGCTTcaatcattctcccttcctccattttttcccctcacaaaAACCTTGCAAGGAAGGCTAGGCtgagattgtgtggctgggccaaGTTGACCCAGCCAGGTTTCATAGCaaaatggggattcgaacctgggtctcctagttCCTATTCCAACTTCGTaaacaccacaccatgctggctttgggTTGGCATGCCCAGACTGATGCCCAGTGTCGCTGACCCCATTTCCTGCCCCAATACAGGACTTGCAGAAAGAGcaactccctttcctctctccccatctcacctcccttctccctttaCTCTTCCCAGGGCTTAATTTTATTCCTTTCCGTTTATAGCCTCAGTTATAATTATTTAAAAGCAAGAAGTGGGTGTGGGGGCAGAATcggggcgggagggaggaagaagaaaagaacaatgcAGGCACCCATTTTGGCTTAGCAAATGTGATTTTGCCTCTCGcgtttatttttattgctttgttaAATCATAGCCAGTTGCTTGGCAGCTTTAAGCAATTGGGTTTAATTTAAAACTTCCATGGGGAGGAGGGTTGGCCCATAAATCTCCAGGCGAGAGATGGCGGCGGCGATGGAGAATGTAGTTTTGTTCCCAATTTAAAAACGGGGGAAATAAAGAAAGGAAAACAGCCCATTCTTATTGTGGAAGCAATTAATATAACGTTAATATATCCTCATATCATGAACACGAGCACAACTGTACCAAGCACGGAGCCAGGGACGGATGAAACTCAAGCTGACAATGCAGCCCAATGCAGCCCACTCCTGGGGTGCAGTCCAACtctggactgagaaattcctggagatctgagaatGGGGTTTGAGTAGGGGAGCATAtgtcatagagcagtggtccccaacctttctatcaccggggaccagtcaatgcttgacaatttaactaaggcccgggggggggtagtcttttgccaagggacgtcggcACCTGAGCCCGTTCCacttgacttcccgctgcccgctggggggcattgccagcagcagctgcgcactgccacgccgagggggagccccagccatggcagccactggagagcaccaaaggtgagctggcagcagaggagcagggcagcccccaaggcagcagccggggaggaggatgaggaggagccgtggcttggtaccaactgatcaacggaccggtcctggtccctggaccaggggttggtgaCCGCTGCCATAGAGTatatcctccaaagcagcggtccgcaacctttttcatgtTGTGGAcagctgccaaggggtggggggagaaaagaccCGGGGCCTTGTGAATGCCCGGCAGCCcctgtgcaaatgtgcatgcatggaccggccgtgcatgcacgtttgtgcccagcAGGGCTGCAAATGCGTACGtgcggcagttttgcacatgtgcacatgtgcacatgcatggcagcgacgcacatgcgcgaaactgccaGGTTGCGCATTAGCGGCCATgctgggtgcaaacgtgcatgcacggcaggtccatgcatgcgtgtttgtgccgccggcatgccagcagcaACGCTTTCCTctcgcccccccctcccgcagcaagaagtttgccaggccgcaagcagaTGGGCTCGCGGCCTGGCCGATTTGCGGCGGagggccaatttgctcgcggcctggcgagcttctcgctgcacacgggggtggggagagggagctgtggcccggtgccgggctgcagcctgggggttggggtccactgcttcAAAGCACTCttctagagcacgggtagtcaaactgcggccctccagatgtccatggactacaattcccaggagccccctgccagcgaatgctggcagggggctcctgggaattgtagtccatggacatctggagggccgcagttggactacccctgttctagaggaaaggaaatccctggagatttgtgggggggggggttgttggggagggtgaacataagaacataaaggaagccatgttggatcaggccaatggcccatgcagTTCAATACTCtgtgtcccaaagtggccaaaaccatggtgccatcaggaggtccaccggtggggccagaactccagaggccctccCGCAGTGATTCCCAGGggcaccaagaaggcagagcatcactgccccagacgtaagaagagaagccatgttggatcagaccagtggcccatccagtccagcactctgtatcacacagcggctaaaacccaggtgccgtcaggaggtccaccagcagggccagacctccagaagcTGTCCCAccgttgccccccaagcaccaagaagacagcgcatcactgccccaggcagagTGTTCCCTCTAGACCTTgtgactaatagccactgatggacctccatcccatatatttatccaatcccctcttggagctgtctatgcttgtagccgtttcaaaggaactgattggccactgtgtgagacaggatgctggattagatggaccactggtctgatcttgcagggctcttatgatcttactggggaaggccttggcctcgtatgccctgttgttgccgatcccagaggaactggttggccgccttgtgagacaggatgctggactgtgtgggactattggtctgatccattcTTATGGTTTTATGATTCAACAGGAGCCAAGCTTGCCCGAGGTGAGAGATGTTACCACGTGCCCTTTCAGGTTTTTTGGACTGGCACAGATAGTTTGTTGCTCAGCCCATAGAATGACAGAATATTGATTCAGCCAGGCCACAAGGTTGCTCATGCGGCATTCACAAGCCCAGGGGTTGCCTGATAGATCGAGACTGAGTTTCGTCGCCTCCCTTGAAAACTTAGGCGCGAGCAAGGTGAGCTTGTTATAGGAGACATCCAACAGGGTTAGATGGTTCAACATCTCAAAGGTTCCATCTGGGAGACTGGCCAAGGTGTTGTTTTGAAGGAAGAGAAACTTCAGGCTTGAAGCACCTTGGAAGGTCCCATCCACAATGGACTGGAGCTTGTTACCTTCTAGGTTCAGCTTCTCTAGATGGGATAGTCCTTCAAGAACCTGGGGAGTCAAGGTGTGGAGAAAGTTGAAGGAGAGGTCAAGAACTGTCAGGTTATTCAGGTTGCTGAAGCAAAAAGGGGGCACGTCTCTTAATTGGTTCTGGGAGAGGTCGAGCATGTCAAGCTGATGCAAGGGTTGAAACCAAGATGGCTGCAGGGCGGCCAGCTGGTTTCCGTGGAGACTGAGCTGTCTCAAGACGCTTGAGTTCTTGAAGATCCCTGGAGGCAGGTCTTCAAGGAGGTTGTTGGTGAGATCCAAAGCAGCCAGCTCTGGGAGGTCACGGAAGATACCGTTGGGAAGAGATCTCAGCTTGTTGTTGGACAGGTGAAGCTCCTGTAGTTTTCTAAGGCCCAGTAGAGCGTCGGCACCAATCCAGGAGATGTTTG
The nucleotide sequence above comes from Paroedura picta isolate Pp20150507F chromosome 4, Ppicta_v3.0, whole genome shotgun sequence. Encoded proteins:
- the LRG1 gene encoding leucine-rich alpha-2-glycoprotein; this encodes MAYLSSALLLAGMMTLLQGLQASQCPPLPMPDNATEFSCSSPSLQEFPTGFSEETLLISIEFTNISWIGADALLGLRKLQELHLSNNKLRSLPNGIFRDLPELAALDLTNNLLEDLPPGIFKNSSVLRQLSLHGNQLAALQPSWFQPLHQLDMLDLSQNQLRDVPPFCFSNLNNLTVLDLSFNFLHTLTPQVLEGLSHLEKLNLEGNKLQSIVDGTFQGASSLKFLFLQNNTLASLPDGTFEMLNHLTLLDVSYNKLTLLAPKFSREATKLSLDLSGNPWACECRMSNLVAWLNQYSVILWAEQQTICASPKNLKGHVVTSLTSGKLGSC